In Setaria viridis chromosome 5, Setaria_viridis_v4.0, whole genome shotgun sequence, the genomic stretch CCTCTTGTACTCTCTTCTCAAATTGATGGATCAATTCATGAAGGGAGCTCAATGTTGGAATCTCTACAACCTTATAAAGTGCTGATACACCATGATCAGCTCTTTGTAAGTCATTTAGTAAATCAAGTCCATTCCGGAGGCCGTTGATAAGCATTATAAATGTTCTGATCTGGAACACACCATGAAAATTTGCATAAATCAATCAACTCACAGCAAGAAATAAAGACAAACTTCATGATTTCAGAAAATTAGCATGTCACTAGCCAAATCTAGAAGGTAGGTCTTCCCTCGTGTTAGCCCAAATGATCTCTTTCTCATTAACCACACATAAATAGCAGTTTGGGGGGGTTCATATAGAGATAAGGCAGGGGTAGGTAGCAGGGGTAGGTAGCAGGGGTAATTTAGGAATAAGTAGCTACTACATAGATAGATAAGGTGCACATGCACCACCAACtacacccaacacacacatgactTATGCTATCAATCTCCCCCTAAGTCTTGCGTGTCTTGAGTGGCAGCTGGACCATCCAATTCTAGAGCAAAGTTCCTAGAACTTGATCCTTCCAAGGGACTTGGTGAGGAGGTCGGCGAgttgatccttggtgttgatgtagttCACCTTGACACTCCCTTCCTCCAAGCAACCTCGGATGAAGTGGTGCTTCACTCTGATGTGCTTGCTTCGCTTGTGGAAGACATGATTCTTCGCCAGAGCCAGagcggacttgctgtccaccctgagctccactgcttcagcgtccttgccaaggagatcaccgagcagCCGAGCGAGCCAGAGAGCCTGAGTCAAAGCGGAAGAAGCGGCGATGTACTCGGCCTCACAGCTGGATagggccaccacctgctgcttgaccgactgcCAGCTGACGAGGCACTTGTCGAGGAAGAAGAGCATcccgctcgtgctcttgctAGTGTCGATGTTGCCAGCATGGTCGTTGTCACTGTAGCCGATGAAGTGTGCCGCCCCGGGACACCTCGAGTAGTGGAGGCTGTAGTCGAGAGTCCCCGCGACGTAGCATAGGATCCTCTTGATGGCAGCCTGGTGCTCCATCGTCGATCGCTACATGAACCGACTGACGTAGCTGACGGAGAATGCCAAGTCCGTCCACGTGTGGGTGAGgtagcgaaggctccccacaagGCGCCGGTATTGTGTAGCATCCACCTCAGCCGTGCTGTCACAgctcagcttcagcctctcctccatcggagtgAGAGCTAGGTTGTAGTTGGTGAGCCCACCCAGCTCAACGACGCGCTTGGCGTAGGCGATCTATCGAAGTGTGATGCTAGAGTCATCCTGGTGCACCTCGATCCCCAAGTAGGAGAGAGGCCCCAAGTCGCTCATCTGGAAGGCGaccttcatctcctccttgaaCGCTTCCACCTCCTTGTCCTTGGTGCCCGTGATCACCAAGTCGTCTGCGTAGACGCCCACCAGCAGGGCATTGCCTCCGTTGCCCTGCCGGTAGACGGCTGCCTCGTGCGAgctttgctcgaagcccatAGTCTTCAAGGTGGAATCCAGCTTGGCATTCCAAGCTCGCGATGCCTGCCGCAAGCCGTAGAGGGCCTTGCACAGGCGCAACACCTTGTCCTCCTTGCTGCGGATGACGAATCCCGACGGCTAGTGGacgtagacctcctccttcaagtcgtCGTTGAGGAACGCCAACTTGACGTCCATGTGGTGGACGCGCTAGCTCTCCTAGGCTGCCAGTGTGAGGAGACAcacggactccatccgtgcaacaGGAGCAAAGGCATCGTCGAAGTCGACCCCCTCCGGCTACACGGACTTGCGTGCCATcaagcgagccttgtgcttgacgatGGCACAACTTCATCCTTCTTCAGCTTGTACACCCACTGAAGGGTGATCGCGCGGTGACCCGAAGGAAGATCATCCAGCTCCCAAGTCTGGTTCTTCTCAACAGCTTCCATCTCCAGCTTCATCGCGGCGCGCCATGCCGCGTGTCCCTTAGCCTCGGGGAAGGAGTGAGGCTCGCCGTCATGGTACACGTCGACGCGATCCTCGTCGTCGGAGAACGGTGTGGCAAACTCCACCGGGCTGTGCTTGTCGTGAGCCAATGTCGATGCAGTCGTGCCCGGAGGAGTAGCCATCGGCGCTGGAGTGTGTGGCgtggccggctgtggtggtggcggtggagagctTGCCGTGCTCGAAGGAGTACTCGCCGAAGTCGGTGGAGGACTTGCCGACACCAGTGAAGCTGTAGTCGGTGGAGACCCGGGGACTAGGGTAGGCACGCTCGACGAAGAAGAGCTGCCTACTCCCCTAGCTCCCTCGAAGTGGATGTAGTCAACGACGAAGACGCTGTACGTCGGAGTAGAGCCATCATCCACCATCTTGCCCCACGCCCAACCTCGCCCTTCGTCAAACACAACATCATGCGCCGTGCGCACACGCTGTCTCCGAGTCGAGGATGTTGTAGGCCTTTACTCCCTCTGCGTAGCCGATGAACACCCCTAGGGTGCTCCTGTCGTCAAGCTTGCTGACGTGGCTGAGCTCCTTGACGTACACGAGGCAGCCGAAGATGCGGAGGTGGCCGACCGCCGGCTTGcgcccatgccaagcctcgtaTGGTGTCATGCCGTCGAGAGCCTTGGTGGGCGAGCGGTTGAGGATGTGGACGGCTGTCAGTACCGCCTCTCCCAGAAGATGGCCGACATCCccctctgcttgaggagggcCCAGGCCATGGCAACCACCGTCTGGTTgcgccgctcgacgacgccgttCTGTTGTGGGGTGTACGGCTTAGAGAAGTGGCGCTGGAACCCCTCGTCAGCGCAGTAAGACGCAAACTCAGCCGCCGTTGTTGCTGCGCAGCACACGCAGCTTGCAGCCACACTCGTTCTCCTTAGCAGCTTGAACATGCTTGATGGCATCCGCAGCAGCTCCCTTGGTGTTGAGGAGGACAACCCACATGTACCAGGAGACGTCGTGACAAGTAGAAGGAAGTACCACCACCCTCCTAGAGTGGCCGGTGTCACCAGCCCACAGAGGTCGccgtgcacgagctcgagccgCTCCTTGGCTCGGAAGCTCGCCTGGCAAGGGAAGGGGCGTCGCTTCTACTTCGTCACGACGCAGGTGTCGCAAAGCTACTCCACGTGGTCGATGCACGGCATGCCTGAGCCGCTTCAGGGCCTCAAAGTGGAGGTGCCCAAAGCGCTCGTGCCACCGCCAAGCCTCGTCGTCGCGGCGAGCAGCAAGGTAGAGGAGCTGCGCCACCTTGACGTAGAGGAAGTAGAGGCGATTGCTCCCCCTCTCCACCTTGGTGAGGAGGCGCTGTCATCGATCCCAGATCCGGAGCACTCCGCCGTCAATCTCCACGCGCGAGCAACTCTTATCCAGCTGCCCAAGGCTGATGATGGAGTTTCTCAGTGCGGGGATGTAGAAGACTTCGGTGAGGAGTCGATGCTCGCTAGTCTTGGCGACAAGGATGACGGAGCCGATCCCCTTGATGTCCACGACCGAAGAGTCGCCGAACTTGACAGAGCCGCGTACGTCAACGTTCAGGTCGGAGAAGTACTCTCAACGCCCGATCATGTGGTGCGTGGCACCACTGTCGAGGAATCAGCCGTCGATCTTGTCGTCGTTGGTGCCGTCGCCGAGGAAGACGTGTGCGCGCAGctcgtcgaggtggaggagagccgtCACGGCCGATGCCGCTGGAAGTAACTAAGCTCCCGTGAATCAAGAACAGAGCCGGCTCCTCCGCAGCCTACACGACGTGGGCCTGGCAGCGCCTTGGCTGGCGACACTCCTTGGCTAGCGACACATGTCGTCTCGTGCCGGCTTGCACTCGCCGGCAGCACCGCCCTGGGCGCCTCCGCACGCGGCACCTTTGGCACCTCCTCGCGCCTTCCGCGGCTTGCCAGGCTTGCGGCCgcctgtcgaggaagaaggctcccccTTCTTCCGCTCTCTCTGGCGGGCCAGCCACTGCTCAGTGAGGTGGAGCTTGCCACCGATAGTGACGGGCCCGCCAGATGTCAGCTCCTCACGGTCGTCAACCGCCTTGAGCCGCCCCGTCAGCTCCTCGATCGACAACGCTGAGAGGTCAAGCAACATCTCGATAGAGATGGCGAGCTGCGAGTACTTCGAGACAACGCGCAGGAACTTCGCAACAACTTTCTCCTCATTGATCTCATCGTCACTGTACCGCTCCAGCCCCTACATCAAGCTGAAAAGGCGGAGGGCGAAGTCTTCAACGTCCTCACCCAGCTTGAAAGCCAAACGATCCCACTCTTGCCGAAGCTTCTACAGAGTAGACTTGCGGGCGCGGTCATTGCCAACTCGGGCCGCAGCGATAGCGTCCCAAGCGGCCTTGGCGGTCTTCTTCCCTAAGAGGTTGGATGCCATCTCCATCAGGACCGCGGCGAGCAGAGCCTCGAGCGCTCGCCGATCCTCGTGGCTATCGACGTTGCCGTACTGGACCGCGTCCCACATCTCCCGCACCTGGAGCTTCACCTTCCTCACCGAGGACCACACCATGTAGTTGGTCTTCATCGACATCGGCCACTGCGTGTTGCCGATGGACTCCTCGATGATGGTCTTCACGACCTTCGGGGGTCGGTGCTCAGAGCCGAGGTCGGAGTCATAGTTAGAGTCGAACTCGACGTCCACGCCCCGACGCGGGTCCTGGACCCACCAATCCACGTCCACGTCCCACTGCCTTGCCGCGTCCTACGGCTCGGGATGGCCGCCCTGTGCCTCGGCACCGGGGCGCTGGGGCGCCTGCCGCCCTGCGCTGCGCGCCTCAGCTCCTCATGGCGCCACGCCATCTCACGTGTCAGCTCCACCTCCTCATGCAGCTAGTCCGCCTCTAGATGCCATTGGGTAACGGCCACTGCTACCTCTTATGCCTCCTCATCGACGAGGTAGGCTGCCTCGACTGCGCACGCCGTGCGCGCTGCCTGAGCCGCAGTCGCCTCCAACACCTCAGTGTTGCTCAAcgctgccgcgcgccgccggtccTCTCGCCTTACGGCCTCCGACCGCTGCACCTCCTCGCGTGCCGCAGCCGCATGTCGTGCCCGACCGCTCCGCCACTGCCTCCTCAGCAGGCATGCACCGCTCCACTCGACGTGCCACGCCGCCGttgcctcctcctcggccgccacCCTGCGGCGCCACGCACTCGAAGTAATCGAGCTGCTGGAGGAAGAGACCCGCGAGGTCCTGGAGCTGGCCGGGAGCGCTGGCACCAcaccggccggtggtggcgcgcCAACCACCAGAGCAGCAGCGTCTGCagggcccgcgccgcccgctcccaCCGGCCTTCTGGAGCCCCTAGAGCCTACCATGGGAGTCGTGGATGAAGGTGAGGAAGCCGCCGGGGTTGAGGAAGATGCCGCGCCACCCTTCGCCCgcacgcagccgccgccgccctggagCCGCGCCGCACGTTGCACGCCGcctgcgcctccgcccgccgccctgcGCCGATCCGCACGGGACACACCCACTGCCGCCGGATCCGGTCGTGGGGAGGGTAGAGGGAGCCGGCCGACTGCCGGATCTAGGTCGGGAGAGCGCGCACTGCCGCCATCGGAGTGGGCCCCacgggctagggtttcgggcTGGGGTGAGCacggtagagggagagagggggggttGGTTGAGGAAGATTAGGCTCTAGATACCAATTGTTGGCCCAAATGATCTCTTTCTCATTAACCACACATAGATAGCAGTTTGAGGGGGTACATATAGAGATAAGGCAGGGGTAGGTAGCATGGGTAATTTAGGAATAAGTAGCTACTACATAAATAGATAAGGTGCACATGCACCACCAACtacacccaacacacacatgactTATGCTATCACCTCGAACCCTAGTATGGTTACAGAATATCTCGTTGAAACTAGATTAATACAAACACACATTAAATATTTCATATCGTATTACATAAAAGTAAGAGATCAAGGCAAAAAAAATCATTCCATTATGAAAACATGCATGAAAATGCATCGCTTTCTGACATTTTCTGGATGCACAAACTATGCATTGTGATTTCAGGTAAGTTGCATAATCAACGACTCAAGAGATCTTTTCCAACATAATAAGTGTCAATTGTCAACTGAATACTGAATATGTTGCGAAATATTCAAAGGCAAACATTTCAACAATACGCTGAAACTTGGCTGTATAAGATAACTCCGAGCTGCAATAAACTTGCACTCAAAGCGAATAGAAGAACGACCACTAACCCGTTTCTTTAATATCCTTTCTCCAACAAACGGCAATTGAATTGAAGATGATAATCCAACAGTAGATTTAACTTGTCCTAACAATCTCTCAAGATCAGGAATTTTGCGGAGATATCCAAGTGTTGTAGGGCCCAGTCCACAGTTTTGGATGAAGGCCTCAACAACATCGAGCCTTTTATTGATAGCATCAATGTCCTTAAGCGGATGACAAATCCACCTTCTTAGCAGCCTCTTACCAGATGCTGTGACACATTGATTAAGGTGCTTATATAAAGTACCTGCAACAAGGTATAGATATAGCAATATGTTCTTAATGAAACACGTGCATGACCAAAAAAGATATAGCAATATCTTTTTACCTGTTTACAAAAACTGTTGTTCTCAAGAGCAAGAAATAATAAAGCAGAATCTACACTCCTACCTGATGAACCGCCATCAAAATTGTTGCTGAAAATCTCAAGGTTCACAAGAGTTTGACCATCCATCCTTAGACAGGTTTTGTACACGTGGTATGATAAGACTTCCCCATTTTTCAGGGCATCATGTAACTGTTTTCAGATTGTAGAATTAGACCTCAAACACATCTTCAATGGTCAACATAGAGGAAGAGAAAATTGATATGTGATAGTTCATGGAATAATTTTGTAAGTAAAAAACTAGCAGTTGCTAATGGTATGGCCGATTAGGATGACTAACAACTGTGATCCAGGAAAGAACTAAGGTAAGATAAGTATACCATGAGCCTAGTCAAATGACCAATAAGTCCACCAAGTGCACAAATAATTGCATCTCGATTCAATGCACAATCCAAAGCAGATAACCACGACTCTGCTGATGCTGTAAAGTACTCTTTCGAATGTATTAACATTCGAATTTGTGAAACATCAGAGAAATCTATCCCAGGTAGGGGGGTCAGCTGCATCTTCACAGATCCTGCAGTTAAGGAAAGATGTTTGTAACTTTTTCAAACTCTAGTGATTAACTTGCTATCTGACAAAAGAGTCATCTGCTAGCAGCTAGGCTGTTGTCTTGCGTACTAATTAGGAACCACTATTATAGAGAAACAACATACAACAAATGAAGAGAATTATGTTTAGGAGCATTTACCTGCTGAGGCATATTTTCTGATCGCTTTATGAGTTTCTTTTGAGAGGCCTGAGAAACGATAACAGGTATTAACTCCTACAAATACAAGGATTTGAAAATAAAGCATTTTCTGACCTGAGGTTTCATAGATTATTTCTCTTGGAGAAACCTGAAAAGAGCATAATAATCAATAGCGGTTCCAGGTCCACTGAACCAAACAAGAAAGGCTACAAGAGAGTACCTGCACCAACAAAGCCCCCAAAGCTGCAGACGAATCATCATCATGGAGTGATCCAACCCAAATTTTAAGAGCAGCATAGTCTAGGAAAGCAAATCCATAGACCCGAGAACTACTAGAAGATAGGGTAACCTGAAAGTCCCACAAAGGAAAGGCCACGTCAGATCAAAATCATATATGAAGAATAATAAAGCAAAATTCAAGATATTCAATTGCAAATTTACAATTCAGTTTTACTTGAAATGCCCATGCCAAACTACCTAGAAAAACTGCAACAACAAACCTAAGTACCTAACTGTCAGTAGACTCAAGAAAAATACAATTTTTTCACCAGAAATGAAACTGGAAGTTGCAATAGTGAATCTTACGGGAAGTTGAATGTTATTTCAGCAAAAGCATTATGTGCTTCTGATCTAACATATTTATCCTAGTAATCAATAAGGTTTCAAATTGGCCCCAAGTTTATATGCAAAGATAATTGGATTATTATGTTCGAAGGCCTTAAATTTTTCTCTCTTATGAGGAAATAATGTTCTTTAAGTTGTAAGAtggtttcgcaaaaaaaaagttgtaaGATGGTTAGATTCTGTGTTACAAGAGTATCTAgtactttcttcttcttaatatatagatgcgcagctctcctgcatgttcgagaaaaaaatagtATATGGTACTTTCCATTTGAACAGGTTAAACTTCCAAAGCATTATAGCAAAGCATGGGGCCCCCAAAACAGAGAAGTGCTTGTTAATAGAAGCAAACCTCTTTCAGTGCAAGAAGGTGAACAGCATCCGTACCAATGTTGCTATCAACTGCAGTCGACGGTGTGGACACATTAAGCAGCTTTCTTTCAATAACCTAGcagaatttttttataaaaaaagaatGTTACATGATATACTAAAATATTGTCACCTGTAAGAGTGATTTACATTGCCTTTCAAATATAAGCATATATCTAATAAAAGTGGCTAAGTTTCAATCCTTGCGTTGCACAGGGAATATAGCTACTAATTACAACCAGAATGCCAGAATTCTGTCTTAAGCAAAACAAATTTTTCTGTCTCAGCAAGGATAGAAAGACAAAGAATCACTATATACACAACCATATGCACATTGAAACAAAAGAGTGTCCTTCATTCTAGAACTATAACCAGGTAATTTTGGACATGCAAGGGAGGAAAGGCGTATTCTAAAAAGGTATACACATGATGCTTACTTTTGCCACTAGCTAAGGGGCGAAGAATCAATACAACACTAAGAGCTAATAAAAACTGGGGTTCATTATAATGCTTAACACTTACTGCATTTGATCCTCTAGCTTTGGCCTGGTTTGCAGATTCCATTTGCTCTATTCTTCCAACTTTATACCTGAAAAGCAATGCCAGACTTATGAGTAATAACCTCATTGTATCAGCAAAAAACAGCAGAGACAAATTTATATGGAACACTATCACAGATGATTTGAGATTCAAAAGAAAATTATATGGGCAGTACAAACCAATGAACGGATTTGAATTTCTAGAAAGCAACATCACTAGCATCAAAGCAATAAGGAGGTAATTGTGCGGAGAACATCCCCCATATTATCACACCAATATATGTACAGACATTGACCTGACATACCAACCTGAAGGACTAACATGAACTTACTGATGTTCAATaatgttatgattttttttgtgagACAAATCATCAACCTGAAGGACTATAACATTCTAGAAGTGAACAGAACAGAACAGAAAGATGAGCCTACCCCCGAGCTACAAGCTTATCAGCAGCAGCATCTATCCCACTTTCTGAAATGCCAACCTTCAGATGTGAAAAAAAGAGTTAGATGTCATTACCACCAGGCAATAATCATGATAATGAGGTGGTATAAAGCATAAGGATATTGTTATGGCTAGTGAGGTAAGAATGTACAAGGTGACCAGAATTTAAATCAAGTTGGCTGAAAACAAGACAGACTAGCGCATTGTTACAGCCTGAGTGTATTTGCCCAATCATTTCTGCCTCCCTGTCATGCCAGAACAAGAACTACACCATTAACTGTGTTCTTCAAGTAACATAGTACAAACATAAAAGTCTTAAAAAGAACAAGCAGGCTAACGTTTGACAGGTTACGCTTTAAGCTGATCATGGGTACTGCAACTGGTGGCACAGTACTGTCACCCCAGCCCTAACCTCCCCAAACTTGTCACAACAACTATCGCTGTGCTGCGGGCCACTAACACTCGAAGCCCAAATTGGTCATCACCTCATTGTGCCTTTCCCGCCCTCCCTCTACAACCAGGGTCCCGGCTTTACCCAAACACTATCCCCTATCCCCAAAACCCTAATGGCTGGTGCAGGCAACCGGTCGTGTTCCTGACATGTGACTAGCCTCACGGTAGACTTATAAATGACAACAACAACCACAAAGCTTTTTTTTTGGCTAACTCCCAATTAAATTGGGGTAGACTTCTCGTGgtattatgaaaaaaaaacaatatagACAGGTTGATATGGGTGATGTACTTCTTAGCAAACAGCACAAAAGCTGTGAGATGTAAACGAAAAACTTCAAAATTTAGGCCTAATATTACAACTGACATTCAGAACAAGCATTGATAGACAATAGAGGACACAAGTTTGTACCTGTCGGCACTTGCCCACCCCACTAACAGTCATTTTCCAGTCAAGTTCTTTCTGGCCAATCTCAGCATCTAGCTCATAGAGCTCATAAAATTTTCCCTAGCAATAAGGTATCAAACACATTAAGTAGGTAATATGACCTCTAACAGTACAAAAAAGGGTGTTCAATATGAGTAGCTTTTTGGGACAAAGCAAGGGAAAAATTTGAACATAGAAATGAGCAACCAGAGAGTATAAGAATAAATGAACTTTACAGTAAAGCAAGGAAACTTTCGTGAAATAATAGTCAGAATAAAATGATAGCAATAAATATGTAATTTCTCGTTGATATCTGTCAATATGCATAGTAAAACAGCTAAAGTTGCTTTCAGCAGGAGAATTGTGCAGTGAACCTTGACTGAAAAGAATTCACTCCTTATGTAAAAGATAAGGCAATGGCACAGTATGATTCCAAGTTTTGTGAGATATTGGTTAACCACAGAAATAAGCTCTCATGTTCCATACAGTATAGTGTTCAACATGCCATGAATTGAATAATCAATGACGAATCTTACCACTTTGAAAAAGAGGACAACGTCCATATATTTACACTTAATATTCCAGTATTGCTTTTGAGATGTTGACATCTTTCTCAATGCATCAGGTGGAATAAAAAGTGTACTCTTGTCATAAAGTGGATCATCTGGACGCCTTCTATTTGCATCCCTGATGGTAGATGGATTCAGCCACTCAAACTTCCTACGCGCACTATCAGCCATTTCATCACGATCCTTCTTCTCAATAGGAGAACAATTAGCTGATTTCATCTTCTTGTTCGAGACCCACAAAGGAGAGCATGGTTTGTTGGCAGCCACACCTTGTTCTTCTTGAACTCGCTTCAGGCGAGGAATGACTGCTCGCATTGCTGGCGTTTCTGGTTTCAGAGGACTAGAATCAAGTTCTGGAAATATAGTAGCAGCTGCTCCAATATGTTTATCATTCATAAGAAGGGAGGAATTTTTCAAGTGATTCTTCAATGGAGTTTCATTTGCCTCGAATTCTGCAAACAAATTTGTTGCTTTAATATACAAAGGATCTGAAGACCCTGGGCATAGCTTATTTAAATGTTCCTCTGTACGAGTATCATTTGAATTCAGCACAAAGGTTGTCGCTGCTCTAGTATATTCATCATTAGCAGAAACCAATGAGAACTTCTTTGCTGAATGCTGTAAATGAGTTCGATCTGAACCGGATTCTGTTAGAGGTGTATCAGCTCCATGAGCAGGCCCCAGGAAGACTTTCTTTGAGGAAACCTGTGAAGGTGTTTGTACATCAAAGTCTTCAAATAAGGATCTAGCCTGAAGAGGAGTCTGATTTGGCCCAAATTCTGGGACCAGTGAGCTTGCTTGAACAAATTCATCAGTGGAGGACCTCAATGGGTACTTCTGGGGCTCCTGTGAGGGAATGATACCCGAACCTTGTTTTGGAAACATGGTTGCTCTGCCGTATTCACCGTTCCAGGAACCTGAGGACAATGCGCTTGAGTGCCCATCTGAGGGAACACGAATTCTTCCAGGCAAGGTTTTCCCACTGAAATGTCCAGCCTGGGAAGCATCTTGATTTCTGCTGAAAAGATGAAATAGCAATATCAGTATAACAAAACAAATTTCAGAGCGATGTGTTTGCAATGATGAAGCAAATGCTTGATCCAATCCATCAGATAATGGCAAGTCAGCAATAAAAACAATAAAACAAAATTGTATCTGACAAATGATAAAAACATGGGATAAATCCTGAGAAACTAGACATCCAATCGAAGCAAGCATTACAAAAATTGCAAGTCCTAGACTGAAATCGAGGGCAAATATCTCTGCAGAGCACAGCATTGAATTCAAATCTACTATGCTACAAGGCTAATCACAACTGAGATGGAGTGAGCTAAGTCGCAAGTATACATTATAAACGTGTCGCGTTAGACCATCAAATCTACTATGCTACAAGGCTAATCACGGCTGAGATGGAGTGAGCTAAGTTGCAAGTATATCAGAATCCACAAATCGACCACAGATTAACGAATCGGAATTGGAGCTGTAGTAAAACGAACGGATAAATAAACCACCAAAATGTGATAAATCCTTCGGCAGTGACACTAGAATAACACGAACAACGCACATTGATGTAAACCCAGCACGACCCGATCAAAACCCCCATCTACACCAACCAGCACGAATCGCTCGAAACTTCGCAGCATAGCAAGCTCGCGCCTCA encodes the following:
- the LOC117858071 gene encoding DNA mismatch repair protein MSH7 isoform X2, with product MQPRRQQQQSILSFLQKPPRDPAGAGEGTPPEKPPRPPAGSVAGIMERLVRPPPRPQPPQGRNQDASQAGHFSGKTLPGRIRVPSDGHSSALSSGSWNGEYGRATMFPKQGSGIIPSQEPQKYPLRSSTDEFVQASSLVPEFGPNQTPLQARSLFEDFDVQTPSQVSSKKVFLGPAHGADTPLTESGSDRTHLQHSAKKFSLVSANDEYTRAATTFVLNSNDTRTEEHLNKLCPGSSDPLYIKATNLFAEFEANETPLKNHLKNSSLLMNDKHIGAAATIFPELDSSPLKPETPAMRAVIPRLKRVQEEQGVAANKPCSPLWVSNKKMKSANCSPIEKKDRDEMADSARRKFEWLNPSTIRDANRRRPDDPLYDKSTLFIPPDALRKMSTSQKQYWNIKCKYMDVVLFFKVGKFYELYELDAEIGQKELDWKMTVSGVGKCRQVGISESGIDAAADKLVARGYKVGRIEQMESANQAKARGSNAVIERKLLNVSTPSTAVDSNIGTDAVHLLALKEVTLSSSSSRVYGFAFLDYAALKIWVGSLHDDDSSAALGALLVQVSPREIIYETSGLSKETHKAIRKYASAGSVKMQLTPLPGIDFSDVSQIRMLIHSKEYFTASAESWLSALDCALNRDAIICALGGLIGHLTRLMLHDALKNGEVLSYHVYKTCLRMDGQTLVNLEIFSNNFDGGSSGTLYKHLNQCVTASGKRLLRRWICHPLKDIDAINKRLDVVEAFIQNCGLGPTTLGYLRKIPDLERLLGQVKSTVGLSSSIQLPFVGERILKKRIRTFIMLINGLRNGLDLLNDLQRADHGVSALYKVVEIPTLSSLHELIHQFEKRVQEEFPCYQDLGVEDSDGDTLALLVGLFVRKASEWSLVINAVSTIDVLRSFAAMTLSSFGTMCKPHILLKDDVPILRMKGLWHPYAFAESANGLVPNDLTLGQDLSGFNRFALLLTGPNMGGKSTMMRATCLTIVLAQLGCYVPCTSCELTLADSIFTRLGATDRIMSGESTFLVECTETASVLQNATEDSLVLLDELGRGTSTFDGYAIAYAVFRHLVEQVRCRLLFATHYHSLTKEFASHPHVSLQHMACMFRARSGAHDVNGEKELTFLYRLASGACPESYGLQVATMAGIPKSIVDKASVAGQAMRLKIAGNFKSSEERAAFSTQHEEWLRTAMSVIVKDGHLDEDIMDTLFCVCQELKFHFRKARRASTATDH
- the LOC117858071 gene encoding DNA mismatch repair protein MSH7 isoform X1: MQPRRQQQQSILSFLQKPPRDPAGAGEGTPPEKPPRPPAGSVAGIMERLVRPPPRPQPPQGSRNQDASQAGHFSGKTLPGRIRVPSDGHSSALSSGSWNGEYGRATMFPKQGSGIIPSQEPQKYPLRSSTDEFVQASSLVPEFGPNQTPLQARSLFEDFDVQTPSQVSSKKVFLGPAHGADTPLTESGSDRTHLQHSAKKFSLVSANDEYTRAATTFVLNSNDTRTEEHLNKLCPGSSDPLYIKATNLFAEFEANETPLKNHLKNSSLLMNDKHIGAAATIFPELDSSPLKPETPAMRAVIPRLKRVQEEQGVAANKPCSPLWVSNKKMKSANCSPIEKKDRDEMADSARRKFEWLNPSTIRDANRRRPDDPLYDKSTLFIPPDALRKMSTSQKQYWNIKCKYMDVVLFFKVGKFYELYELDAEIGQKELDWKMTVSGVGKCRQVGISESGIDAAADKLVARGYKVGRIEQMESANQAKARGSNAVIERKLLNVSTPSTAVDSNIGTDAVHLLALKEVTLSSSSSRVYGFAFLDYAALKIWVGSLHDDDSSAALGALLVQVSPREIIYETSGLSKETHKAIRKYASAGSVKMQLTPLPGIDFSDVSQIRMLIHSKEYFTASAESWLSALDCALNRDAIICALGGLIGHLTRLMLHDALKNGEVLSYHVYKTCLRMDGQTLVNLEIFSNNFDGGSSGTLYKHLNQCVTASGKRLLRRWICHPLKDIDAINKRLDVVEAFIQNCGLGPTTLGYLRKIPDLERLLGQVKSTVGLSSSIQLPFVGERILKKRIRTFIMLINGLRNGLDLLNDLQRADHGVSALYKVVEIPTLSSLHELIHQFEKRVQEEFPCYQDLGVEDSDGDTLALLVGLFVRKASEWSLVINAVSTIDVLRSFAAMTLSSFGTMCKPHILLKDDVPILRMKGLWHPYAFAESANGLVPNDLTLGQDLSGFNRFALLLTGPNMGGKSTMMRATCLTIVLAQLGCYVPCTSCELTLADSIFTRLGATDRIMSGESTFLVECTETASVLQNATEDSLVLLDELGRGTSTFDGYAIAYAVFRHLVEQVRCRLLFATHYHSLTKEFASHPHVSLQHMACMFRARSGAHDVNGEKELTFLYRLASGACPESYGLQVATMAGIPKSIVDKASVAGQAMRLKIAGNFKSSEERAAFSTQHEEWLRTAMSVIVKDGHLDEDIMDTLFCVCQELKFHFRKARRASTATDH